A single Carnobacterium inhibens subsp. inhibens DSM 13024 DNA region contains:
- a CDS encoding DUF438 domain-containing protein codes for MENNTVQRQKKIVEILTLLHEGGEFEEAKRLFDESFDGVDVSEITAAERELIASGLDPSEIQHLCNVHAAVFKGSIRDIHRSNYEHEHPGHPIHTLKLENRVIRSLLEDEIQEAFDRFSTGDFSQKKRLQHALLDLMQIDKHYTRKETLIFSYMERYGITAPPKVMWGVDDDIRSAIKDVNFYLSSKKFAINPLRDKIEHIITEVDEMIFKEEEIMIPMVLDVFSLADWQRIAEDSLDIGFAFIPKPLSWKPSKDALAQEKNQQENRSEAAKKAAAMTAAISEAPPITETEHYDWQDNSLSKGSIVLPTGVLQLKELTAIFGVLPVDLTFVDNEDRVRFYSEGKNRVFPRTNSVIGREVINCHPPKSMHMVQKILDDFRSGERNEAEFWINLRGKMIYIRYFAIHDPETTDYLGCLEVTQDITEIQKIHGEHRLLSENN; via the coding sequence TTTTTGATGAGTCTTTTGATGGGGTGGATGTCAGCGAAATTACAGCTGCAGAAAGAGAATTAATTGCTAGCGGTTTGGATCCTTCAGAAATCCAACATCTATGTAATGTTCATGCGGCTGTATTTAAAGGTTCCATTAGAGATATCCATCGTTCGAATTACGAACATGAACATCCGGGGCATCCTATTCACACTTTAAAACTAGAAAACAGAGTAATCCGCTCACTCTTAGAAGATGAAATCCAAGAAGCTTTTGACCGATTTTCTACCGGCGACTTTTCTCAAAAAAAACGCCTGCAGCACGCTCTATTAGACTTGATGCAAATTGATAAACATTATACTCGAAAAGAAACGTTGATTTTTTCTTATATGGAACGGTACGGCATTACTGCACCCCCAAAAGTCATGTGGGGTGTTGATGACGATATACGCTCTGCGATCAAAGATGTGAACTTTTATTTAAGTAGCAAAAAATTTGCCATTAATCCTTTAAGAGACAAAATAGAGCACATCATAACAGAAGTTGATGAAATGATTTTTAAAGAAGAAGAAATCATGATTCCAATGGTTTTAGATGTGTTTTCCCTAGCAGATTGGCAAAGGATTGCTGAAGACAGCTTAGACATTGGGTTTGCTTTTATCCCTAAGCCTTTGTCTTGGAAGCCGAGTAAAGATGCTCTAGCACAAGAAAAAAATCAGCAAGAAAATCGATCAGAAGCAGCAAAAAAAGCAGCAGCTATGACAGCAGCTATTTCTGAGGCTCCTCCTATTACCGAAACGGAACACTATGATTGGCAAGATAATTCATTAAGTAAAGGTTCTATCGTTTTACCAACAGGTGTCCTTCAATTAAAAGAATTAACGGCTATTTTTGGCGTTTTACCTGTAGATTTAACTTTCGTGGACAATGAAGATCGCGTCCGTTTCTATTCAGAAGGAAAGAATCGCGTTTTTCCCCGTACAAATTCTGTTATAGGACGCGAAGTGATCAACTGTCATCCACCTAAAAGTATGCATATGGTTCAGAAAATTCTTGATGATTTTAGAAGTGGAGAAAGAAATGAAGCCGAATTTTGGATTAATTTACGCGGAAAAATGATTTATATTCGTTATTTTGCTATTCACGATCCTGAAACAACTGACTACCTAGGCTGTTTAGAAGTCACACAAGATATTACCGAAATTCAAAAAATCCACGGAGAACATCGGTTGTTGAGTGAAAACAACTAG